A region of Hemicordylus capensis ecotype Gifberg chromosome 17, rHemCap1.1.pri, whole genome shotgun sequence DNA encodes the following proteins:
- the DOLPP1 gene encoding dolichyldiphosphatase 1, translating into MAAVGECSRPVPWKSASLTHVEYPAGDFPGHLLAYVSLSPIFIIVSFVTLIVFKRELHTISFLGGLLVNEGVNWLIKNIIQEPRPYAEIHTSEHTKYAMPSGHSQFMWFFSVYSFLFLYLRMHQTNNARFLDLLWRHVLSLGLLTVAFLVSYSRVYLLYHTWSQVVYGGVVGSIMAVVWFIFTQEILTPLFPRIAAWPLSEFFLIRDTSLIPNILWFEYTVTRAEARNRQRKLGTKLQ; encoded by the exons ATGGCTGCAGTCGGAGAGTGCTCGCGCCCTGTTCCCTGGAAGTCGGCTTCCCTCACTCACGTCGAGTATCCAGCAG GCGACTTCCCTGGCCATCTCCTCGCCTACGTGAGCCTGAGCCCCATTTTCATCATCGTCAGCTTCGTCACGCTGATAGTCTTCAAGAGAGAGCTTCACACG ATCTCGTTCTTGGGGGGGCTGCTTGTCAATGAAGGTGTGAATTGGCTAATAAAGAATATTATCCAGGAGCCTCGGCCTTATGCAG aAATCCATACGTCGGAGCACACCAAGTACGCAATGCCTTCTGGCCACTCCCAGTTCATGTGGTTTTTCTCTGTCtactccttcctcttcctctattTAAG AATGCACCAAACAAACAATGCCAGGTTCCTGGACTTACTGTGGAGACATGTGCTATCCCTCGGCCTCTTAACAGTGGCCTTTCTAGTCTCATACAGTAG GGTCTATCTGCTGTACCACACCTGGAGCCAAGTCGTCTACGGAGGGGTTGTGGGGAGCATCATGGCTGTCGTCTGGTTCATCTTCACGCAGGAGATCTTAACGCCGCTCTTTCCGAGGATAGCTGCGTG GCCGTTGTCAGAGTTCTTCTTAATCCGAGACACCAGCCTCATCCCAAATATCCTATGGTTCGAATACACAGTCACCAGAGCAGAAGCAAG GAACCGACAGCGTAAGCTTGGTACGAAGCTCCAGTGA